One Bacteroidales bacterium DNA segment encodes these proteins:
- a CDS encoding metallophosphoesterase, which translates to MSLCFFVSDLHGNIKSYNKLFNKIEEEKPDAVFFGGDLLPSGLFAYSSSDNIPKDFIGEVIKTGFLNIKQILKEKYPRVFIILGNDDSKTDEDSFIQGEKEGLWEYIHNKKVSFDKYSVYGYSYIPPTPFLMKDWEKYDVSRYVDPGCVPPEEGSHSFDVKKDDIVYSTIKKDLEQLAGEGDLSKAVFLFHSPPYKTKLDRAALDGKMFDHAPLDVHIGSIAIQRFINTKQPLITLHGHVHESASITGSWQDKLKNTYAFSAAHNGKELALVRFDPKFPENAERELI; encoded by the coding sequence ATGTCTCTATGTTTTTTTGTGTCAGATTTACACGGAAATATTAAAAGTTATAATAAGCTTTTTAATAAAATTGAAGAAGAAAAACCGGATGCTGTTTTTTTTGGCGGAGATCTGTTACCTTCCGGATTATTCGCTTATTCTTCATCAGATAATATACCGAAAGATTTTATTGGTGAAGTGATTAAAACCGGTTTTTTAAATATAAAACAAATATTAAAAGAAAAGTATCCGAGAGTTTTTATTATACTTGGGAATGATGATTCTAAAACAGATGAAGATTCTTTCATACAAGGAGAAAAAGAGGGTCTCTGGGAATATATTCACAATAAAAAAGTTTCATTTGACAAATATTCAGTTTACGGTTATTCATATATCCCGCCTACTCCTTTTTTAATGAAAGATTGGGAAAAATACGATGTTTCAAGATATGTTGATCCCGGTTGTGTTCCTCCTGAAGAAGGTTCTCATTCATTTGACGTAAAAAAAGATGATATCGTATATTCAACAATAAAAAAGGATTTGGAACAATTGGCAGGAGAAGGTGATCTTTCTAAAGCTGTTTTCTTATTTCATTCACCACCATACAAAACTAAACTTGACAGAGCTGCATTAGACGGTAAAATGTTCGATCATGCTCCTTTAGATGTTCATATCGGCAGTATTGCGATACAAAGATTCATAAATACAAAACAGCCTCTGATCACTTTACACGGTCATGTTCACGAATCTGCAAGTATAACCGGTTCTTGGCAGGATAAACTTAAAAATACTTATGCTTTTTCTGCTGCTCATAACGGTAAAGAATTGGCATTAGTACGATTTGATCCGAAATTTCCTGAGAACGCTGAAAGGGAACTGATATAA
- a CDS encoding 4Fe-4S dicluster domain-containing protein: MTEQIIFITVTVIAFGILAWSFSKIFKIIKLLKKPYSIKNVGERISVFLKVVIGQNKIMRYPIVGFMHALVFWGFILILFGSAEMLTDGFIGSPFDHDLSNDRTFSVLGIVYNIIIAGGDISAWIILILIIAFLIRRNFMKIKRFTGNEMRHRDHKDASFALLLILLLMVSLIGMNAAYIVNSGTNAFGLFPLSSLITDWIPQSSAHMIELIMWWSHILLIFFFANYLPYSKHFHVFMSAPNVYFSRTEPLTKMNEMESVTDEVKLMLNPDAEVPPIDENAEPERFGLKDVEDGTWKNYIDSLACTQCGRCTSVCPANLTGKLLSPRKIVLDYRRRMEEKMKGLLKEGKTYDDGKSLYPDHTTYEELWACTTCNACAQECPVSIDHPSMILEMRRYIFLEESAAPSLINAMSTNIENNGAPWKYSAADRFNWADKLYFDDKNKTEIKVPLMSDKLNEGKTPEYMLWVGSAGAYDEGGIEITRNFVKILEHAGINYACLGTEETDSGDNAKRAGNEFLFQMQAMMNIEIMNGYKVKKIVTCDPHDYNTLKNEYIDLDGNYEVIHHTQLIQELIKDGKLKVDPKVFSGKKITFHDPCYLGRGNEEYKAPRFTLNQIGSITEMKRNKSRSLCCGAGGTQMFKEAEKGDKEVYELRTEDALETGCNLIATACPMCMTMMKDGLKMKDKEKEIEVMDIAEIVVKSLGI, translated from the coding sequence ATGACAGAACAAATTATTTTCATAACAGTAACAGTTATCGCATTCGGGATTTTAGCTTGGAGTTTTTCTAAAATTTTCAAAATCATCAAACTTCTTAAAAAACCTTATTCAATAAAAAACGTTGGAGAAAGAATAAGCGTATTTTTAAAAGTTGTAATCGGTCAAAATAAAATCATGCGTTATCCGATAGTCGGTTTTATGCATGCTCTTGTATTTTGGGGTTTTATTTTGATTCTGTTCGGATCGGCAGAGATGTTGACAGACGGCTTTATCGGAAGTCCGTTCGATCATGATCTTTCAAATGACAGAACTTTTTCAGTTCTGGGAATTGTTTATAATATTATAATTGCAGGTGGTGATATTTCTGCATGGATTATTTTGATATTGATTATTGCATTTTTAATTCGCAGAAATTTTATGAAAATAAAACGTTTCACAGGTAATGAAATGCGACATCGCGACCATAAAGATGCATCCTTTGCTCTTCTTTTAATTTTACTTTTAATGGTAAGTTTAATTGGCATGAATGCTGCATATATTGTTAATTCCGGAACCAATGCATTCGGATTGTTTCCGCTAAGCTCATTAATTACTGATTGGATTCCGCAAAGTTCTGCTCATATGATTGAACTTATTATGTGGTGGTCGCACATTCTGTTGATTTTCTTCTTTGCAAATTATCTGCCCTACTCTAAACATTTCCATGTATTTATGTCAGCACCTAATGTATATTTCTCAAGAACAGAACCTTTAACAAAAATGAATGAAATGGAATCTGTTACAGATGAAGTTAAATTAATGTTAAATCCGGATGCAGAAGTTCCGCCTATTGATGAAAATGCAGAACCCGAACGTTTTGGTTTAAAAGATGTTGAAGACGGAACATGGAAAAACTACATTGATTCATTAGCCTGTACGCAATGCGGAAGATGTACTTCAGTATGTCCTGCAAACTTAACAGGTAAATTACTCTCACCAAGAAAAATAGTTTTAGATTATCGCAGAAGAATGGAAGAAAAAATGAAAGGACTCTTAAAAGAAGGCAAGACTTATGACGACGGTAAGTCACTGTATCCTGATCATACGACTTATGAAGAGCTTTGGGCATGTACAACTTGTAATGCTTGTGCACAAGAGTGTCCGGTAAGCATTGATCATCCGTCAATGATACTTGAAATGCGTCGCTACATCTTTTTGGAAGAATCTGCAGCACCTTCATTGATCAATGCCATGTCAACAAATATTGAAAACAATGGTGCTCCGTGGAAGTATTCTGCTGCCGATCGTTTTAATTGGGCAGATAAGCTCTATTTCGATGATAAAAACAAAACAGAAATCAAAGTCCCTTTAATGTCAGATAAACTTAACGAAGGCAAAACACCTGAATATATGCTGTGGGTTGGCTCGGCAGGTGCTTATGATGAAGGAGGCATTGAAATAACAAGAAATTTTGTAAAAATACTGGAACATGCCGGTATAAATTATGCATGTCTCGGAACCGAAGAAACCGACTCGGGTGATAATGCAAAACGAGCAGGAAATGAGTTTTTATTCCAAATGCAAGCTATGATGAACATTGAGATCATGAACGGATATAAAGTTAAAAAAATCGTTACTTGCGACCCTCATGATTATAATACACTCAAAAATGAATATATCGATTTGGACGGAAATTACGAAGTAATTCATCATACTCAATTGATTCAAGAACTGATAAAAGACGGAAAACTTAAAGTTGATCCGAAAGTATTTTCCGGCAAGAAGATTACATTCCATGATCCTTGCTATCTTGGCAGAGGAAACGAAGAATACAAAGCTCCTCGATTTACATTAAATCAAATCGGCTCAATAACAGAGATGAAACGAAATAAAAGTCGTTCGCTTTGTTGTGGTGCCGGAGGAACACAAATGTTCAAAGAAGCCGAAAAAGGTGATAAAGAAGTTTACGAACTAAGAACAGAAGATGCTCTTGAAACAGGATGTAATCTTATTGCTACTGCCTGTCCAATGTGTATGACAATGATGAAAGACGGTTTAAAAATGAAAGATAAAGAAAAGGAAATTGAAGTTATGGATATTGCGGAGATTGTTGTGAAGAGTTTGGGAATATAA